A window from Streptomyces sp. NBC_00299 encodes these proteins:
- a CDS encoding acetylxylan esterase yields the protein MALFDLPLDELREYRSKSVEPEDFDSFWSKTLEEARGHDLDARFEPVDTGLATVQVYDVTFAGFGGHPVKGWLRLPTGATEPVPLVVEFLGYGGGRGLPHENLLWASSGRAHFMMDTRGQGSAWGAGGGTPDPVGAGPAYPGFMTRGVDAPENYYYRRVFTDAVRAVEAARSHPLTDASRTVALGSSQGGGITIAVGGLVPDLTAIAPDVPFLCDYPRAATLTDRHPYREIALYLKTHRGRTEDVQRTLSYFDGVHFAARGRAAALFSAALEDQTCPPSTVFAAFNAWAHAEKAIEVYDFNDHEGGGPFHEAAKLDWLRTHA from the coding sequence ATGGCCCTGTTCGACCTTCCGCTCGACGAACTGCGCGAGTACCGCAGCAAGTCCGTCGAACCCGAGGACTTCGACTCGTTCTGGTCCAAGACCCTTGAGGAAGCGCGCGGACACGATCTGGACGCCCGCTTCGAGCCGGTCGACACGGGGCTGGCCACGGTGCAGGTGTACGACGTGACGTTCGCCGGGTTCGGCGGTCACCCGGTGAAGGGCTGGCTGCGGCTGCCCACCGGTGCCACCGAGCCGGTGCCGCTGGTGGTGGAGTTCCTCGGGTACGGCGGCGGGCGCGGCCTGCCGCACGAGAACCTGCTGTGGGCCTCCTCGGGCCGGGCGCACTTCATGATGGACACGCGCGGCCAGGGCAGCGCGTGGGGCGCCGGCGGTGGCACACCGGACCCGGTGGGGGCGGGGCCCGCGTACCCCGGGTTCATGACGCGCGGCGTCGACGCGCCCGAGAACTACTACTACCGCCGGGTGTTCACGGACGCGGTCCGTGCCGTCGAGGCCGCCCGTTCCCATCCGCTGACCGACGCCTCGCGCACGGTCGCGCTGGGCTCGAGCCAGGGCGGCGGAATCACCATCGCGGTCGGGGGCCTGGTCCCGGACCTGACGGCGATCGCGCCGGACGTGCCGTTCCTGTGCGACTATCCGCGCGCGGCGACTCTGACGGACCGCCACCCGTACCGCGAGATCGCCCTGTACCTCAAGACGCACCGGGGCCGCACCGAGGACGTCCAGCGCACCCTGTCGTACTTCGACGGCGTCCACTTCGCGGCCCGTGGCCGGGCTGCCGCCTTGTTCTCGGCGGCCCTGGAGGACCAGACCTGCCCGCCGTCCACCGTCTTCGCGGCCTTCAACGCCTGGGCCCACGCCGAGAAGGCCATCGAGGTGTACGACTTCAACGACCACGAGGGCGGCGGCCCGTTCCACGAGGCGGCCAAGCTGGACTGGCTGCGCACGCACGCCTGA
- a CDS encoding 8-oxoguanine deaminase, protein MTSAVEPPVRAAELLVKDAELLVVDGDREIPGGWLAVSGGRVTGVGAAGSEPEAITTVSAAGRLVTPGLVNTHHHIYQNLTRSYAPAVNGSLFDWLTTLYPLWADLDEEAAYVSAYVGMAELLMGGCTTSSDHLYVHPRPRLVDAEIRAARDIGFRFHATRGSMTRSVDDGGLPPRSVTQTEEEVLADSERLITTYHDPEPGALVRVALAPCSPFSVTKSLMTATAELAERHDVRLHTHLAEDHDEDTYCLETYGCRPVEYFEQTGWMSDRSWVAHCIYPTGDELRRLAAAGVGVSHCPSSNMLIGGGTARVKEMRELGLPVGIGCDGSASTDHASLWMETRAALLLGRYRGGPGAMTARDALDIATGGSARCLGRDGELGHLRPGACADLVVWDLHEVALAGALSDPVEAWLRCGPARAWTTVVGGRILVDRGEPRLPALADALRGHGRIARRMQRSA, encoded by the coding sequence ATGACGTCTGCCGTCGAACCCCCGGTCAGGGCCGCGGAACTGCTGGTCAAGGACGCCGAACTGCTCGTCGTGGACGGAGACCGGGAGATCCCGGGCGGTTGGCTGGCCGTCAGCGGTGGTCGGGTCACCGGCGTCGGCGCCGCGGGGAGCGAGCCCGAGGCCATCACCACCGTCTCGGCGGCCGGTCGCCTCGTCACTCCGGGCCTGGTCAACACGCACCATCACATCTACCAGAACCTCACCCGCTCCTACGCGCCCGCCGTCAACGGCTCCCTGTTCGACTGGTTGACCACCCTCTACCCCCTGTGGGCGGACCTCGACGAGGAGGCCGCGTACGTGTCGGCGTACGTCGGCATGGCCGAACTGCTCATGGGCGGCTGCACCACGTCCTCCGACCACCTCTACGTCCATCCCCGCCCGCGCCTGGTCGACGCCGAGATCCGCGCCGCCCGCGACATCGGCTTCCGCTTCCACGCCACCCGTGGCTCGATGACCCGCTCCGTCGACGACGGAGGACTTCCGCCGAGGAGCGTCACGCAGACCGAGGAGGAGGTGCTGGCCGACAGTGAGCGCCTGATCACGACGTACCACGACCCCGAACCGGGCGCGCTGGTGCGGGTCGCGCTCGCGCCCTGCTCACCCTTCTCGGTGACCAAGTCGCTGATGACGGCGACCGCGGAACTCGCCGAGCGCCACGACGTGCGGCTGCACACGCACCTCGCCGAGGACCACGACGAGGACACCTACTGCCTGGAGACGTACGGCTGCCGCCCCGTCGAGTACTTCGAGCAGACGGGGTGGATGAGCGACCGCAGCTGGGTCGCGCACTGCATCTACCCGACCGGCGACGAGCTGCGCCGCCTCGCTGCCGCCGGTGTCGGCGTGTCGCACTGCCCCAGCTCCAACATGCTCATCGGCGGCGGCACCGCGCGCGTGAAGGAGATGCGCGAACTGGGCCTGCCCGTCGGCATCGGCTGCGACGGTTCCGCCTCCACGGACCACGCCTCGCTCTGGATGGAGACCCGGGCGGCACTGCTGCTGGGCCGCTACCGCGGCGGACCCGGCGCGATGACCGCACGCGACGCCCTCGACATCGCCACCGGTGGCTCGGCGCGCTGCCTGGGCCGGGACGGCGAGCTGGGCCACCTGCGGCCCGGGGCCTGCGCCGACCTGGTCGTCTGGGACCTGCACGAGGTCGCCCTCGCCGGCGCGCTCAGCGACCCCGTGGAGGCCTGGCTGCGCTGCGGGCCCGCCCGGGCCTGGACCACGGTGGTCGGCGGCCGGATCCTGGTGGACCGGGGCGAGCCCCGCTTGCCGGCGCTGGCGGACGCGCTGCGCGGGCACGGACGGATCGCCCGGCGTATGCAGCGGAGTGCCTAG
- a CDS encoding Rv1733c family protein, giving the protein MRYRVRGWRWRRSPLRRRSDVVEAWTVLTVALLLLVVAPLVGVVAAWWAHDSARGVAREQRADRRHVRAEVVGKSADAVPMAQGGRQPSARTAVRWTEPEGGPRTATARVPAGTRAGDTVDVWLDSRGRSTAPPASGMAVWQHTVTVGVCAAGGAVAVILLGHAVVRHNAMRRRLAEWEQEWAQTEPDWTDRRA; this is encoded by the coding sequence ATGCGATATCGGGTGCGTGGCTGGCGCTGGCGGCGCAGTCCATTGCGGCGCCGGTCGGATGTCGTCGAGGCGTGGACGGTGCTCACCGTGGCCCTCCTGCTGCTCGTGGTCGCACCCCTGGTCGGGGTGGTCGCGGCGTGGTGGGCCCATGACAGCGCCCGGGGCGTGGCCCGGGAGCAGCGGGCCGATCGCCGGCATGTACGGGCGGAGGTCGTCGGCAAGTCCGCCGACGCGGTTCCGATGGCACAGGGCGGGCGGCAGCCGTCAGCCAGAACGGCCGTGCGCTGGACCGAGCCGGAAGGCGGTCCGCGTACGGCCACGGCGCGCGTACCGGCCGGCACGCGGGCCGGCGACACGGTCGACGTGTGGCTGGACTCCCGGGGCCGTAGCACGGCCCCGCCTGCGAGCGGCATGGCCGTCTGGCAGCACACCGTCACCGTTGGCGTCTGTGCCGCGGGCGGCGCGGTCGCCGTGATTCTGCTCGGCCACGCCGTCGTACGCCACAACGCGATGCGTCGGCGCCTGGCCGAGTGGGAGCAGGAGTGGGCCCAGACAGAGCCGGACTGGACGGACCGCAGGGCGTGA
- a CDS encoding ferredoxin reductase, protein MDITEATVAAEAAVAFAPPTRFAVPGRIAVGEQAAAMWQTATITEIRRETPHAATFRLAVPAWVGHLPGQHLMLRLTAQDGYVAQRHYSIASAPDGSGHIELTLDHVGDGEVSGWFHTVAEPRDTVEVRGPVSGFFAWPGDRPALLVGAGSGVVPLMSMVRHHRARGLDVPLRLLVSARSPEELIYAREYGAETTPVFTRSAPEGVAVGRVAAAHVAPLLAEPPPGGWEAYVCGSNGFAEHASRLLVAAGQPVDRIRIERFG, encoded by the coding sequence ATGGACATCACTGAAGCAACCGTGGCAGCCGAGGCAGCCGTGGCGTTCGCTCCCCCGACCCGTTTCGCGGTGCCCGGGCGGATCGCCGTCGGCGAGCAGGCCGCAGCGATGTGGCAGACCGCCACGATCACCGAGATCCGCCGCGAGACCCCGCACGCCGCCACGTTCCGACTCGCGGTGCCGGCCTGGGTGGGCCATCTGCCCGGCCAGCACCTGATGCTGCGCCTGACGGCACAGGACGGCTACGTCGCCCAACGCCACTACTCGATCGCGTCCGCACCGGACGGCTCGGGCCACATCGAGCTCACCCTGGACCATGTCGGGGACGGTGAGGTGTCCGGCTGGTTCCACACGGTCGCCGAGCCCCGTGACACGGTCGAGGTGCGCGGCCCCGTCAGCGGCTTCTTCGCCTGGCCCGGCGACCGGCCCGCGCTGCTGGTCGGCGCCGGCTCCGGCGTCGTACCGCTGATGTCGATGGTGCGGCACCACCGGGCGCGGGGCCTGGACGTGCCACTGCGACTGCTGGTGTCGGCGCGCAGCCCCGAGGAGCTGATCTACGCGCGGGAGTACGGCGCGGAGACGACGCCTGTGTTCACGCGCAGTGCACCGGAGGGTGTGGCCGTGGGACGTGTGGCCGCCGCACATGTTGCGCCCCTCCTGGCCGAGCCGCCTCCCGGTGGGTGGGAGGCCTATGTGTGCGGTTCCAATGGATTCGCCGAGCACGCCTCACGGCTGCTCGTGGCGGCAGGTCAGCCCGTGGACCGCATCCGCATCGAACGCTTCGGCTGA
- a CDS encoding sulfite oxidase-like oxidoreductase: protein MNVTRGFTGRPRVHNAALPPGQYDAGDDWPVLSAEVTPELTPAEWSFRIDGLVEEPRSWNWEQAHELPASGYEGSIHCVTSWSKLGVRFGGVSLDAFLAVVRPHVSATHAVAYSHTGYSTNLPLADLTGSRAWIAWEYDGRPLAPEHGGPARLLVPHLYFWKSAKWIAGLRILDHDEPGFWEQNGYHARGNPWEEQRYSGD, encoded by the coding sequence ATGAACGTCACCCGAGGCTTCACCGGCCGCCCCCGCGTCCACAACGCCGCACTGCCGCCCGGCCAGTACGACGCGGGCGACGACTGGCCCGTCCTGTCCGCCGAGGTCACGCCCGAGCTGACGCCCGCCGAGTGGAGTTTCCGCATCGACGGTCTGGTCGAGGAGCCACGGAGCTGGAACTGGGAGCAGGCGCACGAGCTGCCGGCGTCCGGGTACGAGGGCAGCATCCACTGCGTGACGAGCTGGTCGAAGCTCGGCGTGCGGTTCGGGGGCGTCTCGCTGGACGCCTTCCTTGCTGTGGTCCGGCCCCATGTGTCCGCCACACATGCCGTCGCCTATTCACACACCGGGTACTCCACCAACCTTCCGCTCGCCGACCTGACCGGCTCACGGGCCTGGATCGCCTGGGAGTACGACGGCAGGCCGCTCGCCCCGGAGCACGGTGGCCCGGCACGGCTGCTGGTGCCGCACCTGTACTTCTGGAAGAGCGCCAAGTGGATCGCGGGCCTGCGCATCCTCGACCACGACGAGCCCGGCTTCTGGGAGCAGAACGGCTACCACGCCCGCGGCAACCCATGGGAAGAGCAGCGGTACTCGGGTGACTGA
- a CDS encoding putative protein N(5)-glutamine methyltransferase produces MPSLSSPSPSSSPSPSSSLPSAPSRLARDAVVTALRAAGCVFAEDEARLILAAAGTPDELAAMVDRRVTGLPLELVLGWAEFRGLRIAVAPGVFVPRRRTEFLVERAVAHARHASVVVDLCCGSGAVGAALAAALGPVELHAADIDPAAVRCARRNVAPFGGEVHTGDLFEALPCTLRGRIGILAANVPYVPTDEVGLLPAEARDHEPHVALDGGPDGLDVLRRVAAEAPRWLAPGGCLLIETSERQAPTALEAFTRSGLASRLIVSEEPYVAVVVGLNHADR; encoded by the coding sequence ATGCCTTCTCTTTCCTCCCCGTCGCCGTCGTCTTCGCCGTCGCCCTCGTCCTCCTTGCCTTCTGCTCCCTCGCGCCTCGCTCGCGACGCAGTCGTGACCGCACTCCGTGCCGCCGGCTGTGTCTTCGCCGAGGACGAGGCCCGGCTGATCCTTGCCGCAGCCGGCACCCCGGACGAGCTGGCGGCCATGGTGGACCGACGTGTCACCGGCCTGCCCCTCGAACTCGTCCTGGGCTGGGCCGAGTTCCGCGGGCTGCGCATCGCCGTGGCACCCGGCGTCTTCGTGCCCCGCCGGCGCACCGAGTTCCTGGTCGAGCGGGCCGTCGCCCACGCGCGTCACGCGTCCGTCGTCGTGGACCTGTGCTGCGGCTCGGGCGCGGTCGGCGCGGCGCTGGCCGCGGCACTCGGCCCCGTCGAGCTGCACGCCGCCGACATCGACCCGGCGGCGGTGCGCTGCGCCCGCCGTAACGTGGCCCCCTTCGGCGGTGAGGTGCACACCGGCGACCTGTTCGAGGCGCTGCCCTGCACCCTGCGAGGCCGGATCGGGATACTCGCGGCGAACGTGCCGTACGTACCCACCGACGAAGTCGGGCTCCTGCCCGCGGAGGCCCGCGACCACGAGCCGCACGTCGCCCTCGACGGCGGCCCGGACGGACTCGACGTCCTGCGCCGGGTCGCCGCCGAGGCTCCCCGATGGCTGGCCCCCGGCGGCTGCCTGCTGATCGAGACGAGCGAACGCCAGGCGCCGACGGCCCTGGAGGCCTTCACTCGCAGTGGACTGGCGTCGCGTCTGATCGTCTCGGAGGAGCCGTACGTGGCTGTCGTTGTCGGCCTCAACCATGCGGACCGCTAG